A genomic stretch from Methanobacterium sp. includes:
- a CDS encoding isoleucine--tRNA ligase: MPIKEAQKSYDTKLIEENIQKFWNDNDIYNKTKKLREDMPNYSFLDGPPYCSGRIHLGTAWNKIIKDTFLRFKSMSGFNLRRQAGWDTHGLPIEHKVEGLLELKSKKEIESKIGIANFVEKCKEFAIENKALMTEQFKLLGVWMDWDNPYVTFETKYMESCWWTLKKAHEKDLLINDLRVITWCPRCETALAMAEIDYENKEDPSIYVKFPLNNSKDGNEFILVWTTTPWTLPANLAVCIHPDFDYAYVNVKDEVYIMAEALVESLFEGQDYNVIKVVKGSDLEGMEYQNPLVEEIPIHNKFKHVILPGEHVTLTEGTGCVHTAPGHGPDDFEIGKKYGLPIFCPVDDAGIFKDEAGKYEGEFVKDADPHIISDLDVHGFLLKEDVINHRYGFCWRCKTPIIYLATQQWFLKITQIKDKMLSELDKVEWVPSWAGESRFRNWIENARDWTISRQRYWGIPIPIWKCEDCGEINVLGSIEELKERAVKGKLEGDFIHRPYVDEITIKCECGGAMNRVPDVLDVWIDSGVAGWAALHYPQEKEMFEEWFPYDFITEGHDQTRGWFYSQLGCGVISFDQTPYKKVLMHGFTLDEDGRKMSKSLGNVVEPDEVIAQYGADILRFYLLWGNKPWEDLKFTWDEIKNVNKMFNILWNVYVFSTTYMTIDNFNPTLYTENDIKLRDEDRWIISRVNSLAKEVTDALDSLHLHKATRAINNFILEDLSRWYIRLIRGRTWVEKEDPDKLGAYYTLYNVLKLLIKVMAPINPHISEEIYQNLVKGVEEDAPESVHMEDWEFKESLIDTDLEENMDIVRDIIEACARGRDVARYKLRWPVKEIVVVSEDENVLKAVESLKAVIMEQANTKDIIATDEFENLKIIAKPNLKTLGPKLRGDAPKVMQKLDEADGAQIKEELNAKGVYSVLVDTKTIELGEEDILFETELPENLVSADFNMGNVFLNTEVTDEILSEAMSRELIRRIQDMRKDLDLDVEANIHVFIECDHGFEELIDPFFDFISHEVRAEKMAFKHEEGDYTKEWKIEDENLKITIKKT; the protein is encoded by the coding sequence ATGCCAATAAAAGAGGCTCAAAAATCATACGATACAAAGCTAATCGAGGAGAACATCCAAAAGTTCTGGAATGATAACGATATATACAATAAAACAAAGAAATTAAGGGAAGATATGCCTAATTATTCCTTTTTAGACGGACCTCCTTACTGTAGTGGAAGAATACATCTGGGAACCGCATGGAATAAAATAATAAAGGATACATTTCTACGTTTTAAAAGTATGTCTGGATTTAATTTACGTAGACAGGCTGGATGGGACACTCATGGACTGCCAATAGAACATAAAGTGGAAGGGCTGCTTGAACTTAAAAGTAAAAAAGAGATTGAAAGCAAAATAGGAATTGCTAACTTTGTTGAGAAATGTAAGGAATTTGCAATAGAAAATAAGGCATTAATGACTGAACAGTTCAAATTATTAGGGGTTTGGATGGATTGGGATAACCCTTATGTTACTTTTGAAACTAAATACATGGAATCTTGCTGGTGGACTCTTAAAAAGGCCCATGAAAAGGATCTTCTTATAAATGACCTTAGAGTTATAACATGGTGTCCTCGATGCGAAACAGCACTTGCAATGGCAGAAATAGATTATGAAAACAAAGAAGACCCTTCAATCTATGTTAAATTCCCATTAAATAATTCAAAAGATGGAAATGAGTTTATTCTTGTTTGGACAACCACTCCCTGGACTCTTCCCGCAAACCTGGCAGTGTGTATTCATCCTGATTTTGATTATGCTTACGTAAATGTTAAAGATGAAGTTTATATAATGGCAGAAGCTCTTGTTGAATCTCTATTTGAAGGTCAAGATTACAATGTAATTAAAGTTGTTAAAGGTTCCGATTTGGAAGGAATGGAATATCAAAACCCTCTTGTAGAGGAAATACCTATCCATAATAAGTTTAAACATGTTATATTGCCTGGAGAACATGTAACTTTAACTGAAGGTACTGGTTGTGTTCATACTGCACCTGGACATGGTCCAGACGACTTTGAAATAGGTAAAAAATATGGTTTACCCATATTTTGTCCAGTAGATGATGCAGGAATATTTAAAGATGAAGCAGGTAAATATGAAGGTGAATTTGTTAAAGATGCTGATCCTCATATTATATCTGATTTAGATGTGCACGGCTTTCTCCTTAAGGAAGATGTGATTAATCACCGATACGGGTTCTGTTGGAGGTGTAAAACTCCAATTATATACCTTGCAACACAGCAATGGTTCCTTAAAATAACTCAAATCAAAGATAAGATGCTCAGTGAGTTAGATAAAGTTGAATGGGTGCCTTCATGGGCTGGTGAAAGCCGATTCCGTAACTGGATTGAAAATGCACGAGACTGGACCATATCACGGCAGAGATACTGGGGAATTCCAATTCCAATATGGAAATGTGAAGATTGCGGGGAAATAAATGTTTTAGGCTCTATCGAAGAATTAAAAGAACGTGCAGTTAAAGGAAAATTAGAGGGAGACTTCATACACCGCCCTTACGTTGATGAAATTACCATTAAATGTGAATGCGGAGGTGCCATGAACCGGGTTCCTGACGTTTTAGACGTTTGGATCGATTCAGGAGTGGCAGGATGGGCAGCATTACATTATCCGCAGGAAAAGGAAATGTTTGAAGAATGGTTCCCCTACGATTTCATAACCGAAGGACATGATCAAACTAGAGGATGGTTTTATTCTCAATTAGGGTGTGGTGTGATTTCATTTGACCAAACACCATATAAAAAAGTGTTAATGCATGGTTTTACCCTTGATGAAGACGGTAGAAAGATGAGTAAATCTTTGGGAAATGTTGTTGAACCAGATGAAGTCATAGCACAATACGGGGCTGATATACTACGTTTCTATCTTTTATGGGGAAATAAGCCATGGGAAGACCTTAAATTCACATGGGATGAGATTAAAAATGTTAATAAAATGTTTAACATATTATGGAATGTTTATGTTTTCTCAACTACTTATATGACCATAGACAATTTCAACCCCACATTATACACCGAAAACGATATTAAATTAAGAGATGAAGACAGATGGATTATTTCACGTGTTAATTCACTTGCAAAAGAAGTAACAGATGCTCTAGATTCCCTACATCTCCATAAGGCTACAAGAGCTATAAATAATTTCATATTAGAAGATTTAAGCCGATGGTATATACGACTTATTCGGGGACGTACATGGGTCGAAAAAGAAGATCCTGATAAATTAGGGGCTTATTACACACTTTACAATGTTTTAAAGCTTTTAATCAAAGTTATGGCTCCGATAAATCCACATATTAGCGAAGAAATCTATCAAAATCTGGTAAAAGGAGTGGAAGAAGATGCTCCAGAAAGTGTGCATATGGAGGATTGGGAGTTCAAAGAAAGCCTTATTGACACTGATTTAGAAGAAAATATGGATATTGTTAGAGATATTATCGAAGCATGTGCAAGAGGAAGAGATGTTGCAAGATACAAGCTTAGATGGCCTGTAAAAGAGATTGTTGTGGTTTCAGAGGATGAAAATGTTTTAAAAGCTGTTGAATCCCTTAAAGCTGTTATAATGGAGCAGGCTAATACCAAAGACATCATTGCAACTGATGAATTTGAAAACCTCAAAATCATTGCCAAACCTAATCTAAAAACTTTAGGTCCAAAACTTAGGGGAGATGCCCCCAAAGTAATGCAAAAACTTGATGAAGCTGATGGTGCACAGATAAAAGAAGAATTAAATGCTAAAGGAGTTTATTCAGTTCTTGTCGATACTAAAACTATAGAACTTGGCGAAGAAGACATTTTATTTGAAACAGAACTTCCAGAAAATCTTGTAAGTGCAGATTTCAATATGGGAAATGTATTTTTAAATACAGAAGTTACAGATGAAATATTATCTGAAGCAATGTCTCGAGAACTTATAAGAAGAATTCAAGACATGCGAAAAGACCTTGATCTCGATGTAGAGGCTAATATTCATGTATTTATTGAATGTGATCATGGTTTTGAAGAATTAATTGATCCCTTCTTTGATTTCATCTCCCATGAAGTACGTGCCGAAAAAATGGCCTTCAAACACGAAGAAGGGGATTATACCAAAGAATGGAAAATAGAGGATGAAAATCTTAAAATAACCATCAAAAAGACATGA
- the purL gene encoding phosphoribosylformylglycinamidine synthase subunit PurL, producing the protein MTLTNSECEYVKKELGRKPNSLELGMLDIMFSEHCSYKSSRPILRLFPTEGERVIIGPGDDAGIVELTDELALVIGMESHNHPSAIEPYGGAGTGIGGIIRDIISMGAMPIALLDSLRFGPLKDQRSRYIFEYVVKGISDYGNRVGIPTVGGEVEFDENFKFNPLVNVVCAGLVKKGDIVRGIAPNVGDIFVLMGGRTGRDGIHGVTFASEELTSKSELEDRPAVQVGDPFTKKMVLEASLEALDKIDVVGLKDLGGGGLTCCVSEMAGKCGNGAEVELTKIPLREEEMTAYEIMLSESQERMVFVVKPEDVDSLMKIFEKYELPAAAIGKVTDTQNMVITKKGEIIADIPTDLLADPPVIERESCNPSLESCGGDETDEYLELDEINLEEAFHKILSSPNIASKKWVYRQYDHEVQIRTAVKPGDDAAVLRIDDKKAIALTSDCNSLFTKLDPYHGGAGAVAEAIRNVVSMGAEPVCIVDCLNFGNPEKPHVFWQFKECIKGMSDVANKFNTPVISGNVSFYNETEGVTVNPSPVVGVAGLMDIENIKTMNFKNEGDKIILVGKTYSELDGSEYHKSVHGVVQGNPPKVNIESEFESASDVLKLINEDKDNAITAIHDISSGGLGIAIAEMAISGGIGADLDISKVPVDDKNMSDTQVLFSESNARFVITVKPEHANELLSKINAPASIIGEVKGDDLIINKDSVIISVDNLKESYHGVIEKFMA; encoded by the coding sequence ATGACCTTAACAAATTCTGAATGTGAATATGTAAAAAAAGAGCTTGGAAGGAAACCAAATTCATTAGAACTGGGCATGTTAGACATAATGTTTTCAGAACATTGTTCTTATAAAAGCAGCCGCCCCATATTAAGATTATTTCCAACAGAAGGGGAACGCGTCATAATTGGCCCTGGAGACGACGCAGGAATCGTTGAACTTACAGATGAACTTGCACTTGTAATTGGAATGGAAAGCCACAACCACCCTTCAGCTATCGAGCCGTATGGAGGGGCAGGTACAGGTATTGGTGGAATAATACGTGATATTATTTCTATGGGCGCTATGCCCATTGCATTGCTGGATTCATTAAGATTTGGGCCTCTTAAAGATCAAAGATCACGTTATATTTTTGAATATGTGGTAAAAGGAATATCAGACTACGGAAATAGAGTAGGAATTCCAACAGTTGGTGGAGAGGTAGAATTTGATGAAAACTTCAAATTCAACCCCCTTGTAAATGTTGTATGTGCCGGACTTGTCAAAAAAGGAGATATTGTAAGGGGAATTGCACCTAATGTAGGTGATATCTTTGTTCTTATGGGGGGAAGGACAGGAAGAGACGGTATTCATGGTGTGACCTTCGCATCTGAAGAGCTTACATCTAAATCTGAACTTGAAGATAGACCTGCAGTCCAGGTAGGAGATCCTTTTACAAAAAAAATGGTTTTAGAAGCTTCACTTGAAGCTTTAGATAAAATTGATGTAGTTGGACTTAAAGACCTTGGTGGTGGCGGTTTAACTTGTTGTGTTTCTGAAATGGCAGGTAAATGTGGAAATGGAGCTGAAGTAGAACTTACAAAAATTCCACTTAGAGAAGAAGAAATGACTGCATATGAAATAATGCTTTCTGAGTCTCAAGAAAGAATGGTTTTTGTTGTAAAACCTGAAGATGTGGATTCACTAATGAAAATATTTGAAAAATACGAATTACCTGCCGCAGCAATTGGTAAAGTTACAGATACTCAAAACATGGTCATTACAAAAAAAGGAGAGATTATAGCAGATATTCCAACTGATCTCCTTGCAGATCCGCCAGTTATCGAAAGAGAATCATGCAATCCATCACTAGAAAGCTGTGGAGGAGATGAAACTGATGAATATCTGGAATTAGATGAAATTAATCTTGAAGAAGCTTTCCATAAAATTCTATCTTCACCAAATATTGCCAGTAAAAAATGGGTTTATAGACAGTATGATCATGAAGTACAGATAAGAACTGCAGTTAAACCTGGAGATGATGCAGCAGTTCTAAGAATTGATGATAAAAAGGCCATTGCACTTACATCAGACTGTAACAGTCTATTTACAAAGCTTGACCCTTACCATGGTGGAGCAGGGGCCGTTGCTGAAGCTATAAGAAATGTTGTGTCAATGGGTGCTGAACCAGTTTGTATTGTGGATTGTTTGAATTTTGGGAATCCTGAAAAGCCCCATGTATTCTGGCAGTTTAAAGAGTGTATAAAAGGGATGTCTGATGTTGCAAATAAGTTTAATACTCCTGTAATAAGTGGAAATGTGAGTTTTTACAATGAAACTGAGGGAGTAACTGTAAATCCTTCACCTGTAGTTGGTGTTGCAGGTTTAATGGATATTGAAAATATTAAAACCATGAATTTCAAAAATGAAGGAGATAAAATCATTTTAGTTGGAAAAACATACTCTGAGCTTGATGGTTCCGAGTATCATAAATCTGTACATGGTGTTGTTCAGGGTAATCCTCCTAAAGTAAATATTGAGTCTGAATTTGAGTCTGCAAGTGATGTTTTAAAATTAATCAATGAAGACAAAGATAATGCTATAACAGCGATTCATGATATTTCATCTGGAGGATTGGGAATTGCAATTGCAGAAATGGCAATTTCCGGAGGCATAGGGGCTGATTTAGATATTTCTAAAGTTCCAGTTGATGATAAGAACATGAGTGATACTCAAGTACTTTTTTCAGAATCAAATGCACGATTTGTGATTACTGTTAAACCTGAACATGCCAATGAGTTATTAAGTAAAATTAATGCTCCTGCATCTATTATTGGTGAAGTTAAAGGTGATGATTTAATCATAAATAAAGATTCAGTGATTATTAGTGTTGATAATCTTAAAGAATCATATCATGGCGTTATTGAGAAATTTATGGCTTAA
- a CDS encoding phosphatidate cytidylyltransferase: MKKEYSRQLIHASGVFIIFLGMVLDPVIVILICISIVLFVEAIFRIDKTRKIPLFSPILRISKREDDERGFVYFFVGIIITIYLFKFNIAIANAAIIILLFGDSASTIFGKMFGKTHLPFNERKTYVGTLAFFVVGFVGALTQLPLLPALFGALCGAITEAYSPIDDNIPIPIVSGFAMSLVIYFM, encoded by the coding sequence ATGAAAAAAGAATATTCAAGGCAGTTAATACATGCATCAGGCGTTTTCATCATTTTTTTAGGAATGGTTCTTGATCCCGTTATAGTAATTCTTATATGCATTTCCATTGTTCTTTTTGTAGAAGCTATCTTTAGAATAGATAAAACTAGAAAAATACCGTTATTTTCCCCTATTTTAAGGATATCTAAACGTGAAGATGATGAAAGAGGATTTGTATATTTTTTTGTAGGGATTATAATAACAATTTATTTATTTAAATTTAATATTGCCATTGCCAATGCTGCCATTATTATTCTTCTATTTGGAGATTCTGCATCCACTATTTTTGGAAAAATGTTTGGTAAAACTCATTTACCATTCAATGAAAGAAAAACCTATGTTGGAACTCTCGCATTTTTTGTAGTCGGCTTTGTAGGAGCCTTAACTCAACTTCCATTACTTCCCGCATTATTTGGAGCCCTATGTGGTGCAATAACAGAAGCATATAGTCCTATAGATGACAATATTCCTATCCCCATAGTTTCTGGATTTGCAATGAGTCTGGTAATTTACTTTATGTAG
- a CDS encoding ABC transporter permease: MKVLALAKKEAQDILTNKIYIMVVFVQIFIIIGAFGLGIASSVITDPTLLDKYGATSSLKVGISEDLTNSNIVTDLKAQNLNLIYFNDIKDANALLGSELVAVIQVSPPPNEDIVFQSDTSNAFYPIVSQKINAAVNKFRLEKKLQSAGLNPDQIQKIQNPVILNEIKVNENNQPRLTVNNSYFVEIMYGFIVPFVLLLPFFLASNIVTDSIVGEKERKTFEMILMTPLPSSMVIIGKILPILSFSMIQSIAWIILLDILGVPIFNSFILIFILFFVGLGFIGIGILISMIVDSTKEANSAITLALMFATFLLFIPLFIKIQYFGGILDVIPTVLMVKLSSTPNISLETLLFLIPTVLISILIFGLTVNYFRHERAIRL; the protein is encoded by the coding sequence ATGAAAGTACTTGCACTTGCAAAAAAAGAAGCCCAAGATATATTAACCAACAAAATTTACATTATGGTGGTATTTGTACAGATATTCATAATCATTGGGGCATTTGGTTTGGGGATAGCAAGCTCTGTTATCACTGATCCAACACTTCTTGATAAGTATGGAGCTACATCATCCCTTAAAGTAGGGATTTCAGAAGATTTAACTAATTCAAATATTGTAACTGATTTAAAAGCTCAAAATTTAAACTTGATCTATTTTAATGATATTAAAGATGCAAATGCATTGCTTGGATCGGAATTAGTTGCTGTAATTCAGGTTTCACCCCCTCCCAATGAAGATATTGTATTCCAATCAGATACTTCCAATGCATTTTATCCTATAGTCTCACAAAAAATAAATGCTGCTGTAAATAAGTTTAGGCTGGAAAAAAAACTTCAATCAGCAGGGTTAAATCCTGATCAAATCCAAAAAATTCAAAATCCAGTGATTTTAAATGAAATTAAGGTCAATGAAAATAATCAACCTAGATTAACTGTAAATAACTCCTATTTTGTGGAGATAATGTATGGATTTATTGTACCCTTTGTACTTCTTCTTCCATTCTTCCTTGCCAGTAACATTGTAACTGACAGCATAGTTGGTGAAAAAGAGCGAAAAACGTTTGAAATGATTCTTATGACTCCTCTTCCAAGTTCTATGGTTATAATCGGGAAAATTTTGCCAATACTTTCGTTTTCTATGATTCAAAGCATTGCATGGATTATTTTACTGGATATACTGGGAGTTCCAATCTTCAATTCATTTATTCTAATTTTTATCCTCTTTTTTGTTGGTTTAGGGTTTATTGGTATTGGAATTTTGATATCCATGATTGTTGACAGCACTAAAGAGGCAAATTCAGCCATAACTCTGGCATTAATGTTTGCAACATTCCTTCTTTTTATCCCTCTTTTTATAAAGATCCAGTATTTTGGAGGTATTTTAGATGTCATTCCAACGGTTTTAATGGTTAAATTGTCCTCAACACCAAATATATCATTAGAAACATTGCTATTTTTAATTCCAACAGTTCTAATATCAATTTTAATATTTGGGCTTACTGTAAATTATTTCCGCCATGAAAGAGCAATTAGACTTTAA
- a CDS encoding ABC transporter permease, whose protein sequence is MRFWTITKWEFKNTLKSRKFLMIFFLQISVLVLMIMFFNLFMANIESEKGVTLSPSLTGFATIDVSDNSGVFAKQLNHEVLDVRLLSYNESMSNLINGKVTAALIVPESPTGIDKYQAININLFLDYADPKRSVVSEEVNSTVKAISSAISNQWIDSVVPKNTVESTVKEEKTGESLPLKLIKRMMVVILLFLPLFLFGNMVIDSIVGEKERKTGEILVAMPLSHAEIIIGKNFAVVLTIALQVALWMIILLGAGFDIKNPISVYVIIVLTAIPIIGVTSIVASYSKNYKEAGIGLSFIYIIIVGFLIVPALAFLSKNTAGSNISPMTLVMRIFSGENIPITDYMVSIVSIVVISLISYWISIKLFKRDDITFGPRPGIIKFTLKLIGIKI, encoded by the coding sequence ATGAGATTTTGGACCATAACCAAATGGGAGTTTAAAAATACTCTGAAAAGCAGGAAATTTTTAATGATATTTTTCCTGCAGATTTCAGTCTTAGTTTTAATGATAATGTTCTTTAACCTCTTTATGGCCAATATAGAGTCTGAAAAAGGCGTTACATTATCTCCTTCTCTTACAGGATTTGCTACAATTGATGTGTCAGATAACAGCGGAGTATTTGCCAAACAATTGAATCATGAAGTTTTAGATGTAAGATTATTGAGTTATAATGAATCAATGAGTAATTTAATTAATGGTAAAGTCACAGCAGCTCTTATTGTGCCTGAAAGTCCCACGGGAATTGATAAATATCAGGCCATTAATATCAATCTTTTTTTAGACTATGCGGATCCAAAACGTAGCGTGGTCTCAGAAGAGGTTAATTCCACAGTTAAAGCAATTTCATCAGCAATTTCGAATCAATGGATTGATTCTGTAGTTCCTAAAAATACAGTTGAATCTACAGTTAAAGAAGAAAAAACAGGAGAATCTTTACCTCTAAAACTCATCAAAAGAATGATGGTGGTAATATTGCTATTCCTTCCACTTTTCCTTTTTGGAAATATGGTTATTGACAGTATTGTTGGTGAAAAAGAGCGAAAAACAGGAGAAATATTAGTAGCAATGCCTTTAAGCCATGCTGAAATTATTATTGGAAAAAATTTTGCTGTAGTCTTAACCATAGCGCTACAAGTAGCTTTATGGATGATTATACTTTTAGGAGCAGGATTTGACATTAAAAACCCTATTTCAGTTTATGTGATAATAGTTTTAACTGCTATCCCTATAATTGGTGTAACAAGCATTGTGGCTTCATATTCAAAGAATTACAAGGAAGCAGGAATTGGACTGAGCTTCATTTATATTATAATTGTGGGATTTCTTATAGTCCCTGCCCTAGCATTCCTCTCAAAGAATACTGCTGGTTCCAATATATCTCCAATGACTCTTGTAATGCGCATATTTTCAGGTGAAAACATTCCTATTACTGATTATATGGTATCAATAGTTTCTATAGTTGTTATAAGCTTGATTTCATACTGGATTTCAATAAAACTCTTTAAAAGGGACGATATTACATTTGGACCAAGACCAGGTATTATAAAATTTACTCTTAAGTTGATAGGTATAAAAATTTAG
- a CDS encoding ABC transporter ATP-binding protein: MIHISSLTKYFGKIQALDNLNLDIKKGELMGLIGPNGAGKTTAIRIICGILKPDEGNVFVGDYNILKDPIEVKSMIGYLPEEPNLYERFKARDLLRYFGELYGVPKERLNDRVDELLELVGMTDRAEHRINTFSKGLRQRIGIARALVHDPEIIIFDEPTMGLDPATSISIRKFIEGLKGEKTIILCTHYMDEADMLCDRVAILSTGKIMDIGTPEYLKAKIHGKTILQIKIKNSDINIDKINAFDSVGNVDLKGENLSISLNSKEEISDIIGIIGHNVKYVNTKEPSLEDVFIHTVK, translated from the coding sequence ATGATACATATAAGCTCTCTTACTAAATATTTCGGTAAAATACAGGCTTTAGACAATCTTAACCTGGATATTAAAAAAGGAGAGCTTATGGGACTTATAGGTCCAAATGGGGCCGGTAAAACCACTGCAATACGAATAATATGTGGTATTTTAAAGCCTGATGAAGGAAATGTTTTTGTTGGAGATTATAATATCTTAAAGGATCCCATTGAGGTTAAATCAATGATTGGTTACCTCCCAGAGGAACCAAACCTGTATGAACGATTTAAGGCACGTGATCTCCTCAGATATTTTGGAGAATTATATGGAGTTCCAAAAGAAAGGCTTAATGACAGAGTTGATGAACTTCTTGAGCTTGTAGGGATGACAGACCGTGCAGAACACAGAATAAACACATTTTCCAAGGGTTTACGCCAGAGGATAGGGATAGCAAGAGCTTTGGTTCATGATCCAGAAATCATAATTTTCGATGAACCTACAATGGGACTTGATCCAGCTACCTCTATTTCAATTAGAAAGTTTATTGAAGGCCTTAAAGGCGAAAAAACCATAATTTTATGCACACATTATATGGATGAAGCAGATATGCTTTGTGATCGGGTAGCCATTTTAAGTACAGGTAAAATAATGGATATAGGAACTCCTGAATACTTAAAAGCAAAAATTCATGGGAAAACCATTCTCCAAATAAAAATTAAGAATTCAGATATTAATATTGATAAAATCAATGCCTTTGATTCTGTAGGAAATGTTGATTTAAAGGGTGAAAACCTTTCTATATCTTTAAATTCTAAAGAAGAAATATCTGACATAATTGGCATTATTGGCCATAATGTGAAGTATGTAAACACTAAAGAACCATCATTAGAGGATGTATTTATTCATACCGTAAAATAA
- the msrA gene encoding peptide-methionine (S)-S-oxide reductase MsrA, with protein MAGTNEYKKAVFGAGCFWGVEETFRTTKGVISTAVGYMGGHKENPTYEDVCSGKTGHAETVKIIYDPSVINYKELLDIFWKIHNPTTLNRQGPDIGEQYRSIVFYYDKEQENIARESKDRLQQSSLYSQDIVTEIVPASDFKFYMAEDYHQQYLKKSGHKSCKF; from the coding sequence ATGGCAGGGACAAATGAATATAAAAAAGCTGTTTTTGGCGCCGGATGCTTTTGGGGAGTGGAAGAAACATTTAGAACTACAAAAGGAGTAATATCTACTGCAGTAGGATACATGGGAGGGCATAAAGAAAATCCAACTTATGAAGACGTTTGTTCTGGAAAAACAGGTCATGCTGAAACTGTTAAGATTATTTACGACCCTTCAGTAATTAACTACAAAGAACTATTAGATATTTTTTGGAAAATCCATAATCCAACCACCCTTAACCGGCAAGGGCCAGATATAGGTGAGCAGTACCGATCTATTGTTTTTTATTATGATAAAGAGCAAGAAAATATAGCAAGAGAATCAAAGGATAGATTACAGCAATCATCATTGTATAGCCAAGATATTGTAACTGAAATAGTTCCTGCATCTGATTTTAAGTTTTACATGGCTGAGGATTACCATCAACAATATCTTAAAAAAAGTGGTCATAAAAGCTGTAAATTCTAA
- the cbiQ gene encoding cobalt ECF transporter T component CbiQ, with protein sequence MTETLNIIETEILKESILHSLDGRVKLIFLMLIIFYAVFSTQIIVLVVLEAYLLLLIYLSTISFKRVFMRILLLLPFTIFIIAFQPFITHGTVIYALPFGINITFEGILFGALLFSRIIVTLTSVVILSSISSMQEVVDSFLKLGMPRDFAMILSLTIRFLYMFYDELTKITNAQKSRNFDIFNKKTTYMWRLKQLGYTIMMMFLRSYEHGDSIYMSMLSRGYSDESKLYNYGKRKIGTNEYVFISTTLVLIICLQILAMFLFSKLGIWGMIIVK encoded by the coding sequence ATGACAGAAACATTAAACATTATTGAAACAGAGATCCTGAAGGAAAGCATCCTTCATTCATTAGATGGAAGGGTCAAACTAATATTTTTAATGCTAATAATATTTTACGCTGTATTCAGCACACAAATAATAGTTTTAGTAGTATTAGAGGCTTATCTCCTATTATTGATTTATTTGTCAACCATATCATTTAAACGAGTATTTATGAGAATATTGTTACTTTTACCCTTCACTATTTTCATTATTGCTTTCCAGCCATTTATAACCCATGGAACCGTTATTTACGCTTTACCATTTGGAATAAACATAACATTTGAGGGGATATTATTTGGAGCACTCTTATTCTCACGAATCATAGTAACGTTAACATCAGTTGTAATCCTCTCTTCCATTAGCTCCATGCAGGAAGTGGTGGACTCCTTCCTGAAGCTGGGTATGCCCCGTGATTTTGCTATGATTTTAAGTCTTACGATTAGATTTCTATACATGTTCTACGACGAGTTAACTAAGATAACTAATGCACAGAAATCCAGAAACTTCGATATATTTAATAAAAAAACCACTTATATGTGGAGATTGAAACAGTTGGGTTATACGATAATGATGATGTTTCTGCGATCTTATGAACATGGGGATTCCATTTATATGAGCATGCTTAGCCGTGGATATTCAGATGAATCTAAGCTCTATAATTATGGTAAAAGAAAAATTGGAACAAATGAGTATGTTTTTATTTCAACTACATTAGTGTTGATAATATGTCTACAGATTTTAGCTATGTTTTTATTTTCTAAATTGGGCATTTGGGGAATGATAATAGTAAAATGA
- a CDS encoding PDGLE domain-containing protein → MSPKNKKFVLGGLAIALLIAILAPFLASSNPDGLESAAEKLAPNPEPEPMFEAPLPDYLIPALGESPIGGVVSIVLGTLIAFLAMVGLATVAGWFKSGNGSSN, encoded by the coding sequence ATGAGTCCTAAAAACAAAAAGTTTGTATTGGGCGGATTAGCAATTGCTTTATTAATAGCTATTCTTGCACCGTTTTTAGCTTCATCAAATCCTGACGGGTTGGAAAGTGCTGCAGAAAAATTAGCACCTAACCCTGAACCAGAACCAATGTTTGAAGCGCCTTTACCAGACTATTTAATACCTGCATTAGGAGAATCTCCAATAGGAGGGGTGGTGTCTATCGTATTGGGCACACTGATAGCATTTTTGGCCATGGTTGGCTTAGCTACTGTAGCTGGATGGTTTAAATCAGGAAATGGTTCAAGTAATTAA